A stretch of DNA from Brevibacterium ihuae:
GCGACATCGACCTGGCGGTCGTGGACGAGCCGCGTGAGCTCCTCCTGGTCGGCCTCGATGAGCTCGACCGCCACCTCGGGGTGCTGCTGGGTGAACGCCTGGAGCAGCTGCGGGGCGCGGAAGGGGGCCATCGGCTGGTACATGCCGATCCTCAGACGTCCGCCGAGCGGGCCGGCGGTGCGCGCGATCGACTCCTCCATCGCCCGCGCCTGCGCGAGGAGGAGCACCGCGTCCTCGAAGAACCGCCTGCCCGACCGGGTCAGGCGGACTCCGCGGCGCGGCATCCGTTCGAGGAGATCGGTGCCGAGCTCGCGCTCGAGCTGCTTGATCGAGGACGAGAGCGCCGGCTGGGAGACATGGAGGCGCCGTGCGGCGACGGTCATGCTGCCGGCGCGTGCCGCTTCGGTGAAGTGCGCGAGCTGCACGAGGGAGAACGCCACCGGGACCGCCTTTCGTCACCGCCATGATAGGCCGCACGCCGAGTCCGCCGGCGCCGGCCGCGGTACCCTCGGACCATGCTCGCCCGCCTCCTCGCCGACGACGACGTCCGGGCGCTGCTCACCCCGGAGCTCGCCGTCGGGACCATGCTCGCCGCACTCGCCGACCACGGGCGCGATGCGCTCGCCGCCCCGCCGCGCATGTCCGCGGACCTCGGGGGATCCCAGCTGACCCTCACCGCCGGGGCCACCCCGACCCACTACGGCTACCGCTCCTACGACACCCGCGGCCTCCCGCGGGCGGAGCAGGTCGTCGTCGCCCACAGCGCGGCGACGGGCGAGGTCGAGACGATCGCCGTGGGGAACCTCATCGGACCGCGCCGTACCGGGGCGCTGGGCGGGGCGGCCGCCTCGCTCCTCGCCGGACCCGGACCGCACGCGGTCGCGGTCATCGGATCGGGTGTGCAGGCGCGCAACCAGCTGTGGGCGCTCGGCGGCGTCCTCGACATCGCCGAGGTGCGCATCCACTCACCGCGGCCTGCGCGGCGGGAGCGCCTGGCCGCGCACGCCCGCGATTCCCTCGGCCTGCCCGCGCGCGCCGTCGCCTCGACCGGCAAGGCGGTGCGCGACGCGACGGTCGTCGTCCTCGCGACGAGCGCAGAGTCCCCGGTCCTCGCCGCCGGCGACCTGGCGCCCGACGTCCTCGTCCACACCCTCGGCGTCGCCGCGGGCGGCCGCGCCGAGATCCCCTCGGAGCTCCTTGCCGATGCCTTCGTCACCGCGGACTCTCCCGCGCAGCACCTGAGCGAGATCGATCCGCTGCTCCCTCCCGAGGGCGCCCGGGCGATCGTGCCCCTCGGGGCGGTGGCCGCCGGTCGCGTGACGCCTCCGGCCGGCGGCCGGCGGATCTACCTGTCCCGGGGACTGGCCGG
This window harbors:
- a CDS encoding ornithine cyclodeaminase, whose amino-acid sequence is MLARLLADDDVRALLTPELAVGTMLAALADHGRDALAAPPRMSADLGGSQLTLTAGATPTHYGYRSYDTRGLPRAEQVVVAHSAATGEVETIAVGNLIGPRRTGALGGAAASLLAGPGPHAVAVIGSGVQARNQLWALGGVLDIAEVRIHSPRPARRERLAAHARDSLGLPARAVASTGKAVRDATVVVLATSAESPVLAAGDLAPDVLVHTLGVAAGGRAEIPSELLADAFVTADSPAQHLSEIDPLLPPEGARAIVPLGAVAAGRVTPPAGGRRIYLSRGLAGTEVALLAAISAAADRAEGVDAARGTTDALADPGPGRREGSRHGPPAAGQSADPSAV